The nucleotide sequence CTCCGCAAACCATGGCTAATAAAACGGATTATACGAATATTACTAAAGAAGTTTTGTTTTATTTTTCTGAACGGATCGCAAAAGCTAGGGAAGCCGGAATTAATGACCTGATCGCTGATCCGGGTTTTGGCTTCGCCAAAACCCGACAGCAAAGTTTTACACTCCTGAAACATCTTGAAGATTTCGCAATGTTAGAACTCCCGATCTTGGTTGGGTTATCCCGAAAATCCATGATATACAAAACGCTTGAAACTAATGCTGAAGAAGCTTTAAACGGCACCACTACCCTTAACAGTGTTGCTCTATTAAAAGGGGCTTCCATACTTCGGGTTCACGATGTAAAGGAGGCGGTGGAGTGTGTAAAACTACATGAGAAGTTGAATTCCAATGCCTGAAATTTTTAATTAATTTAACCTATTTTTACAAAAAGCCATAACTCTTGGAATTATTCGATTTTACAGAAATCCGCGTTATTGACATCATCGATGTGGTTCTTGTGGCACTACTTTTATACTACCTCTACAAACTTATAAAAGGGACGGTAGCAATCAATATTTTTATTGGGATCGTGATCATTTATGGAATCTGGAGGCTTACTGTATTTTTAGATATGTTATTACTCAGTAAGATCCTTGGGGGTTTTTTAGGTGTTGGGATGGTAGCATTGGTAGTGGTCTTTCAGCAGGAAATAAGAAAATTCCTCTTAATGCTGGGATCAACTAACTTCAGGGCACGTAGGCGAATCTTAAAAAGACTCAGTTTTTTCTCAGATGAAACCGGTTTTGGCACTAATGTGGAAGCCATCGTTAAGGCGTGTGCCCGCATGTCTGATAGCCGAACCGGCGCGCTTATCGTAATTCAACGAAACAACAGCCTGGATTTCGTAAAGAATTCGGGTGATGAAATGAACGCCGAAGTAAACCGTCCTTTAATAGAAAGCATCTTTTTTAAGAACAGCACGCTCCACGATGGAGCTATGATCATTGAAAGCAATAAAATTACAGCAACTCGGGTCATTCTGCCGGTATCGAACGATCGGTCCATTCCACAGCGTTTCGGATTACGACACCGGGCAGCCATTGGAATTACCGAAAAGACAGATGCATTATGCCTGGTTGTTTCAGAAGAAAACGGACAAATCTCCTATTTAAAGGAAGGTGATTTTGTGTTGTTTGAAAATTTGGATGAGTTAAAAGCTATTCTTGAAAAAGACCTAAGTTAATTCTATGGCTTACTGCAAAAATTGTAACACGCCGCTTTCCGAATCTGCCAAATTTTGTGAGCAATGCGGGGCAAAAGTAATTCACAACCGACTTACACTGAGAAATATTTTCGACGATTTTAGTGAGCAATTCCTCAATTGGGACAATAAGATATTGCGCACATTTATCGATCTGTTCAGACAACCCGAAGTTGTCATCAACGGTTACATTTCCGGCACGCGAAAACGCTACATGAACGTGCTCAGTTACTTTGCGATCGCCATAACCCTTTCTGGTTTTTATATGTACATCAACCAGAAATTCTTCCCCGACACATTTAGCAAATTATTTGAGAAGATGAGCAATGATCCCAATCAGATGCAAGCCTCATTGGATTTCTATCAGAATTTTATCGAATATCAGTCGTTTATCTTTTTTTTGATGATTCCTATATTGGCCGGAATGTCAAGGTTGGTTTTTCTGAAGAATAAGAAGTTTAATTACTCCGAGCATCTGGTGCTCAATATGTACACCTATTCTCAAGCCTCAATTTTAATTACGCTTATCGCATTTGTTGCGCAGTTCAATGAGGATGCTGCTTATGTCTTTCAAATTTCAAGTCTGGCAATTCAAATACTGTTTTTTGCCTATGTACTGAAACGAGTTTTTGCGCTCAATTTAATTCAAATTATTCTGAAAACACTGTTATTTTTAGTAGTCCTGATCCCTGTATATATTATATTCGTGATCATCGCGACTATCTATATGCTATTGTTTACTGATGCATTTCAGAATATTATGGAAGTAGAAAAGGCGAAACGAGGAATATCTTACGTCATCTCCTCAGCAAGAAACTGGACCTCGTAAAGATTGCGATAATACCCGTCCTGCTTTTTAAGCAATTCCTTATGCGTACCGGTTTCAACGATCTTACCGGCATCCATAACAAGGATCCTATCGGCTTTTTTTATAGTGGCCAGTCTGTGAGCGATTACAATGGAAGTACGGCCTTTGGTGATCTTTTCGGTGGCAGTCTGGATCATTTCTTCGGAATAAGTATCCACCGAAGAAGTAGCCTCGTCTAATACCAATATACTTGGGTTGCTCACATAGGCTCTTAAAAAGGCGATCAATTGTCGCTGACCCGATGACAACATGGTGCCGCGTTCCTTAACGTTATAATGGTATTTACCCGGCAGTGAATTAATAAATTTATGTACCCCGATCTCCTTGGCGGCAGCAATTACCTCTTCTTCGGTAATTGAAGGATCGTTCAGGGTAATATTGTTGAGAATGGTATCGGCAAAAAGAAAAACATCTTGTAGCACTATCGCAATATTATTCCGAAGCGAGAATAGCGTATAATCCTTTATGGAAACCCCATCGATCAAAATTTCACCGCTGTTAATTTCATAAAAACGGTTTAGTAAATTCACTATGGTCGATTTTCCGGCACCTGTTGCACCTACTATGGCAATGGTTTGTCCGGGTTGCACTTCAAAAGAAATATCCTTTATCACTTCTTCATTGTCTACATATCCAAATCTTACATTTTTGAAGGCAATTAATCCGTTGGTTTGCTCGAGAATAACTGTCCCTTCATCAGATATGTGGGATTTAGTATCTAGTATTCCGAAGACACGGTTGGCAGCCACCATCCCCATTTGCAGGGTATTGAACTTGTCGGCGATCTGCCGCAACGGACGGAACAACATTTGAGAAAGCTCTACGAAAGCGACAATGATACCGAGGGTGATCGCACCATCGGCTGAAGCGTTTAATCCACCATACCATACAACTAAACCAATGGCAACACTGGATGACATTTCGGCAATAGGAAAGAAAATGGAGTTATACCAAACCGTCTTTATCCAGGCTTTTTTATGCTTTTCATTTATTTCCTTGAAATGCTTGTATTCGGTGTCCTCCCGGGTAAAGATCTGAACGATCTTCATTCCGGTAATACGCTCCTGAACAAAGGAATTTAAATTCGCTACCTGATTCCTTACTTCCTCAAAAGCAGCTTTCATAGCTCTCTGAAACACGCGAGTGGCATATAGAATTAACGGAAGGATCGCAAAAACAATAAGTGACAACTCCCAACTGGTATACAGCATAAAGGCCACGATTACCAGCATCTTTAGGAGATCACTAATGATCATAAAGAGTCCCTGACTAAAAATACTTGAAATAGTCTCGATATCATTTACCGCTCGGGTGGTTAATCGCCCCACTGCACTGGTATCGAAATATTTCATCCGGAAGCTGAGCATTAGTTTAAACAACTTTACCCTTATATCCTTGATCACACTTTGTCCTAACCAGTTGGCATAGAAAATAAAGGCAAACTGAAAGACCACTTCCAGCACCAATACGACCACCATGGCAATTATATAGAAGAGTAAGGAATCGGTATCTTTGGGAACGATCGATTTGTCAATAGCTTCCTGTAAGAGATAGGGTCGCAAAACCGCCAGACCAGACATTACTATAGCGGCAAAAGCTACAAAATAGAAAGTCCATTTGTAGGCATTGGTAAATTTTAACAGCCTTCTGAATAATTTAAAATCGAATGCTCTACCTGAGTCTGCCATAATTATCTCAACGTGTGAGTACTTCTTTTATTTACTGGTTCTCTAAAAAAATGTCCTTCGGATATTGGACTCTGGTTAAATATAGGCCATGTGCCGGAGCCGAGGCACCTGCTTTGGTTCGGTCTTTATGTTCTATGATTTTCTGAAATTCCTCCAGCGTTATCTTATGATACCCTACCTCCAGCAGGGTTCCTACGATAGCCCTTACCATATTCCTTAAAAAACGATCGGCCGCAATAGTAAATACCAGCGTATCCTCATTCCGCTCCCAGCCAGCGCTTTTGATCACACAATGATACGTTTTTACATCGGTTTTTGATCGTGAAAAGCATTGAAAATCCTTATGGTCAAATAGAATTTTCGCTGCCTGATTCATCGTTTCCATATCGGGTTCTAAGTGAACCTCATACACTAATTCATTCAAGAAAGGATCCTTCTGTAACCCAATAAAATATTGATACTCCCGTTCAACTGCATCAAATCGCGCATGGGCATCAGCCTGTACTTTATATATATGTAAGACTGAAATATCCTTCGGAAGAAAAGAATTAAGTCTGAAAATAAGCGCTGATACATCGGCGATCTCATCATAGTCA is from Constantimarinum furrinae and encodes:
- the folP gene encoding dihydropteroate synthase is translated as MGIINCTPDSFYDGGKTVSQREIVSQAERMLSHGATFLDLGGYSSRPGADDISETEELHRVIPAIKAVAKEFPKVNISVDTFRSSVAKQAIDSGACMINDISAGILDTAMIPTVATLKVPYVMMHMRGTPQTMANKTDYTNITKEVLFYFSERIAKAREAGINDLIADPGFGFAKTRQQSFTLLKHLEDFAMLELPILVGLSRKSMIYKTLETNAEEALNGTTTLNSVALLKGASILRVHDVKEAVECVKLHEKLNSNA
- the cdaA gene encoding diadenylate cyclase CdaA, translating into MELFDFTEIRVIDIIDVVLVALLLYYLYKLIKGTVAINIFIGIVIIYGIWRLTVFLDMLLLSKILGGFLGVGMVALVVVFQQEIRKFLLMLGSTNFRARRRILKRLSFFSDETGFGTNVEAIVKACARMSDSRTGALIVIQRNNSLDFVKNSGDEMNAEVNRPLIESIFFKNSTLHDGAMIIESNKITATRVILPVSNDRSIPQRFGLRHRAAIGITEKTDALCLVVSEENGQISYLKEGDFVLFENLDELKAILEKDLS
- a CDS encoding DUF3667 domain-containing protein, producing the protein MAYCKNCNTPLSESAKFCEQCGAKVIHNRLTLRNIFDDFSEQFLNWDNKILRTFIDLFRQPEVVINGYISGTRKRYMNVLSYFAIAITLSGFYMYINQKFFPDTFSKLFEKMSNDPNQMQASLDFYQNFIEYQSFIFFLMIPILAGMSRLVFLKNKKFNYSEHLVLNMYTYSQASILITLIAFVAQFNEDAAYVFQISSLAIQILFFAYVLKRVFALNLIQIILKTLLFLVVLIPVYIIFVIIATIYMLLFTDAFQNIMEVEKAKRGISYVISSARNWTS
- a CDS encoding ABC transporter ATP-binding protein, whose amino-acid sequence is MADSGRAFDFKLFRRLLKFTNAYKWTFYFVAFAAIVMSGLAVLRPYLLQEAIDKSIVPKDTDSLLFYIIAMVVVLVLEVVFQFAFIFYANWLGQSVIKDIRVKLFKLMLSFRMKYFDTSAVGRLTTRAVNDIETISSIFSQGLFMIISDLLKMLVIVAFMLYTSWELSLIVFAILPLILYATRVFQRAMKAAFEEVRNQVANLNSFVQERITGMKIVQIFTREDTEYKHFKEINEKHKKAWIKTVWYNSIFFPIAEMSSSVAIGLVVWYGGLNASADGAITLGIIVAFVELSQMLFRPLRQIADKFNTLQMGMVAANRVFGILDTKSHISDEGTVILEQTNGLIAFKNVRFGYVDNEEVIKDISFEVQPGQTIAIVGATGAGKSTIVNLLNRFYEINSGEILIDGVSIKDYTLFSLRNNIAIVLQDVFLFADTILNNITLNDPSITEEEVIAAAKEIGVHKFINSLPGKYHYNVKERGTMLSSGQRQLIAFLRAYVSNPSILVLDEATSSVDTYSEEMIQTATEKITKGRTSIVIAHRLATIKKADRILVMDAGKIVETGTHKELLKKQDGYYRNLYEVQFLAEEMT
- the truA gene encoding tRNA pseudouridine(38-40) synthase TruA, producing MRYFIEIAYNGKNYHGWQIQPDAISVQEVIERSLSTLLRKEIKVTGAGRTDTGVHAKQLFAHFDYDEIADVSALIFRLNSFLPKDISVLHIYKVQADAHARFDAVEREYQYFIGLQKDPFLNELVYEVHLEPDMETMNQAAKILFDHKDFQCFSRSKTDVKTYHCVIKSAGWERNEDTLVFTIAADRFLRNMVRAIVGTLLEVGYHKITLEEFQKIIEHKDRTKAGASAPAHGLYLTRVQYPKDIFLENQ